gacagagagggatctgggggtactgattgatacccgcctgaacatgagccagcagtgtgcccaggtggccaagagagccagtggcatcctggcttgtatcaggagtggtgtggtcagcaggagcagggaggtcattctgcccctgtactctgcactggtcagaccacacctcgagtactgcgttcagttctgggccccccagtttaggaaggacactgagatgcttgagcgtgtccagagaagggcgacgaggctggtgagaggccttgagcacaagccctacgaggagaggcttagggagctggggttgtttagcctggagaagaggaggctcaggggtgaccttattgctgtctacaactacctgaggggcggttgtggccaggaggaggttgctctcttctctcaggtggtcagctccagaacaagaggacacagcctcaggctgcgccaggggaaatttcggctcgaggtgaggagaaagttcttcactgagagagtcattaggcactggaatgggctgcctggggaggtggtggagtcgtcgtccctggggcagttcaaggcaaggttggatgtggcacttggtgccatggtctagccttgggcactgtggtaaggggttggacttgatgatctgtgaggtctcttccaaccttggtgatactgtgatactgtgatactgtgaaatactaatatatttatatataatttctgtcaattaaaaaaaattaataggCTGAAACCCACTAATCCCCCAATTCTAAATTTAGTGAAACAGTTCAGTCTTCTGTCTGGATAGACTCTCAAGCTAGTATTAAGCAGCCCAGCTTTCCTGTCTTTGTGTCAGCTGACTAGCTAAACTTACTGCGTAGGAGATGTGGTACAGATTTTTGTCATTCTCATCTACAGCAGTGTCATTTCCTTAAAAGTTGCAGTTAATTATCCTCCTTTACAAACGGCATAAAGCTTTTCTGCCATAGAAACCAGCTAATCCATGCTAATGTAGGGAGCTGGCTGTGAAAAGTTTGAAGCTGTGTATAAATCATCTGCCTTGCAGCATCCCTTGAGTTCTCAGAAGTAATCTTACACCTCACTTCTGCTCACAGGAACAGAGAAGGAACTCCCAGGGCGGTGATAAATTTTGTCTCTGTGTACAACTGAGCGTATTTGAGTACTGCCTATCTGTTTTGGATCACAATTGTTACAGTTTGGGAGAGGTCCTTTGTGTAGCCACTTGGCATGTtgaatgaatacattccaatgcACATTGAGTCTTGCAAATTGTAATAATTGGACATTCCACATAATGATGTCTGCAGCTTCTGGATTCAGAAAGATGACTGAATGCCAAATTGGAAGTCACTTTTTCAATTCACAGCACGCAGATCATTCATTACTGTTCCTGTACAATTCTTCAATGTGGCTGTAGTTAAAGATTACTCTGAAGAAGTTGCTAAAGATATAACAGGCTTTGATTTAAACCTGTGTGACCTAATACAATGtagtctttttttcctctggaataCTTGCAGACAAGCTCTGCATTCACTCATTCTGTTCTTCTAAGTAATAAACTTATCTGTTGGTGTGACAAGATTTAGGGTACTTATACACTCCTGGCACAAGCAGCTTGTTGTTTTCAGTCCAGAGCTGAGAACAAGTTGCAAGATAAGCCTGTGTTATCAGTACTTCAGTTTTTGAAGTTCAGAGTACACCTTCCTTGAACCAGGAAAGAAAATTAATATTCTAACTCCTAATGAGTACAGTGTCATAGTGATGCTATTTACTTAAAGtcttcttttttatcttttagCTAAAAAATTTATTGCTTTGGATGACTTTGTTGAAATTACCAAAAAGTATGCGAAGGGAATCATCCCATCTAACCTAGTTGTGcatgaagaggaagatgaggaactGGCAGGGAAGACTCCTGAAGAGTTACCCCTGCGACTGAAGGTAAAAAGACAAGAGtgagcaggttgctgaagggCTCTGAGCTTACACATTtcagataagacactcacttgcACTTGACTCTCAAAGCTGATCGTTTGTCTCTAAATGTCAGTTCAAAAAGCGTTGCCACAGTTTCTTTTGTGGACTGGACTTCATGAATATGTTCACAGTTTCATATATGGAAGTCATATATTTAAGAGATAGGTCTAATGGCTTTTCCTGGAAGATGGTAATCTACCTTCATTACATCTCAGTCAGGATTTAAATGTCTCTGTCATAGCTGCCATATTTTTATTATAGGTGCTATTATATGCTTCATATATTTCTTGTTTAAACAGGAGCAAGCAGGTGGGAAAAATTATCCACAGCTTGGAGGTGTGAAAAGGTTATAGTCTGAAGGAACTCAAGAATGGTGGAACTGCCTTTTAGTGGTCTTTTGTACTTGATACTCTAGGTAGTCAAAGAAGGGAAAATTAAGGTGCATGCACTCGACACTGGTATAAATTTGAAACAAGCTAAGGAGTTCATGTGAGAGCTTTTGTTGTAATTGTCATTTTGCTGTTATCCTGTGGGTAGGAGTGAGGATAAAAAAGGAGAATGAGGGGTATCTCTTAGTGTTCTTTTGAATAAATAGGATTCTGAGAGGAGATGTATTCACATGGAATGACAGGGATGCTTTTGATTTAAAAAATGGGAAAATGCTGCACCTCTCTATTGATCCTGCATAAAGTGTGTATTTGGTCATAGGGATTGTTCAATCCAGCAGTTCCtctgttggagcagatgatttctgaggcccctcccaacctaagccattctatgattcttttgtcGGATAGCTGTGCTGGAAAATGCCACATAAGACAGAATTGTAAGATCCTAAacagttactgctggggagttAAAAGAACCCCTAAACATGTAGCAATTATAGTTAAAGATACTTCTGCTCCTTCCAAACCAGATTTTGACAGCTGCACCCCTAGTTATTTGGGAGAATGTCTCTAAAGATAAACCCCAGCTATAAAGATCTGTAAGTGCACATGAACGTGCACCGTTTCCTGCAGTTTGTGTGCATATCAGAATGTACAGCACAGTCCATGCAGAAGAGTGACAGAGTTAAATGTTTTAAAGCTACTCACAGCTCAAGTAATGACTTAAGATAGTGTGGGACTGCAGCCACATAGTTTGTCTTCAGTATGAAGTTAGCAGAGCAGAATATTTGACTAGGAAGCCATTTAATTATAGGTGTCAAAGGTAATGAAATACATCTTTCCTGAAATCAAAATcgcctctgagctgcatctgacTGAATTAATCAGGAAAGAGCTAATAATCTCCAACAAAGTAATCTCATTTTGTCGACAACATTCATCTGAAATATAAATCTCTTCATGTCAGCTGAGCACAGACATTTGACTGCTTCAGCTGAGAATACCTTGATGTAAAGATACAAAACTGCTGCTAATAAAATGcttctttctgtctttgcagGTTGTAAAATACCCGCTCCATGCCATCATGGAAATCAAAGAGTACCTTATAGATCTGGCATCCAAGGCAGGAATGCATTGGCTGTCTACCATTGTTCCAACGCACCATATCAATGCTCTCATCttcttcttcatcatcagtaATCTGACAATTGATTTCTTTGCCTTCATTATTCCATTAGTCATATTCTATTTGTCCTTCATTTCTATGGTGATTTGCACACTGAAAGTTTTTCAGGACAGTAAGGCTTGGGAAAACTTCCGCACTTTGACTGACCTGCTGCTTCGTTTTGAACCAAACCTAGATGTTGAACAAGCGGAGGTGAACTTTGGGTGGAATCACTTAGAGCCATACATCTATTTTTTGCTCTCTGTGTTCTTTGtcattttttccttccctatagCAAGCAAAGACTGTATACCATGCTCAGAGTTAGCCACCATCTCGTTGTTCTTTACAGTGACAAGCTACATGAGTTTAAGCACGAGCGCAGAACCTTACACGCGGAGGGCGCTGATAACTGAGATAGCTGCAGGTTGCTTATCCCTCTTGCAGGTATTACCTGGGAATTTTGGCTTCCTGAAATTCTTGGGTAAAACCTTTTTTACAGTTCCTGTAGGCCACTTCTTTGTGATGAATGTAAGCATCCCGTGCCTTCTGTTCTTGTACTTGTTCTATCTTTTCTTCAGAATGGCACAACTACGGAATTTTAAAGGCACCTACTGCTACTTGGTCCCGTACCTGGTCTGCTTCATGTGGTGTGAGTTGTCTGTGGTCATTCTGCGGGAGTCCTCTGGCATTGGGCTCGTTCGTGCATCCATAGGttactttctgtttctctttgccCTCCCAGTGCTGGGCGTGGGCGTCGCACTGATGTGTCTTATCCATTTCATTAAGTGGTTTTTGTCTCTGGAGCTCATGAAGATTGTAGTGACTCTGGTTTTGTGTACTGTTCCCTTGCTCTTCCGATGGTGGACAAAAGTTAACTTCTCTGTGGTGGAGGTGGTTAAATCCCTCACTCGGAGCTCGATCGTGAAACTCATTCTGGTGTGGATTACAGCTGTGGTGCTGTTCTGTTGGTTCTATGTGTATCGGTCAGAGGGGATGAAAGTCTACAACTCCACTTTGACATGGAATCAGTATGCTTTTCTCTGTGGCCCCCGCTCCTGGAAGGAGACCAACATGGCACGTACTCAGATCCTGTGTAGCCATCTGGAAGGACACAGAGTGACGTGGACTGGGCGGTTCAAATATGTGCGGGTGACCGAGATCGACAACAGCGCAGAGTCTGCAATAAATATGCTTCCTCATTTTATTGGGGATTGGATGAGATGTTTGTATGGTGAAACCTACCCCCTCTGTGACCCCAGAAATGTTaccctggaggaggaagagttgTGTCGCCTCAAGTATCTGACCAAGCACAGCTGCCACATGAAAATGTTTGATCGATACAAATTCGAGATAACTGTGGGCATGCCTTTCAGCAGCAAAAATGGGAGCAAGCCCATAGAGGAGGATGATATAACCAAAGATATTGTGCTGAAGGCAAGCAATGAGTTTAAAACAGTGTTGTTGAACTTGAGGCAAGGAAGTATAATTGAATTCAGCACCATTCTGGAGGGTCGTCTTGGCAGTAAATGGCCTGTCTTTGAACTGAAAGCAATCACTTGCTTGAATTGCATGTCTAAactcctacctgcagggaggcatgTGAAAATAGAGCATGACTGGAGGAGCACAGTGCATAAAGCCATTAAATTTGCTTttgattttttcttcttcccattccTGTCAGCTGCATAATGGGCTCTCGTGTTGGTTCAGTGGTGTCTTCAGTGTGTGCTGCATTTACACTACCAAAGGTTTGGCTTctctaaagggaaaaaaacacacaccccccacctctgcagcagtgctccaAATGTGTGGTGATGTAGAGCATTGAGTTTTGTAAGTGTACACAATGTATGCTGACCTTATGGCCTGTATGACTGAAGTCACTATGCTGGTTCAAGATTATAAATGAATGCAGGGAGATTGCTGCTGACTAATTGCATGGAGACTCTTTTGTCCACAGTGGATAGGTATTTGCCTGTGGTACGACACTAGATGCTTCACTTGATGTTAAAAGCACTTTACTCTTTAAATATTTACAACCTGCCCATTAGTATTTTCACAGGTATGATTTAGAGTAGGTAGCTGACAAGAGCTTGTGTTGCCTGTATTGCTTGTATTTATTTGGTATttcctaccaaaaaaaaagtgatcttATAGGTAGTACCTGGTGGTGATGTCTGCATACAGAATTCAGTGTTTCACTGGTTATCCAGCAGATAGTGACTTTGAACCTATTTGAAAGGGCACACCATTTCACACCCCAGCAAGGCTGTAAAAAGCCCTCAAGCTTCCTTTTTTGCATTAATACTCCATGCAAAACTTGCTGTTTGTACTGATTGGTTATGAGAGCTGCATATATATGACACTAAGGTGTGATCCATGCCGGTGTGCGAAGGAGAAACAGAGTCAGGCTGGTATTGAGATGGTGCCAGTAGCAGACAAGCCAAAGCAACTGAAAGTCTACAGCAGAAACTGAACTAGAGTGTTTGTTTAATGATTTGTATTGTGCAAATAAACATAAAATACAAACTTGAACTCAGTGGGTACAGCATTTGTTCATTATGCTTAGACATTGTGAGCAGTTGTGTGTTGCACTGGTAGCAGAAAGTTCACAAAGTTTGAAATGTTCTGGTGTGAAGAAGTTTCACtttaagcatgaggaggaattttttcactgtgagggtgacagaacagtggagcaggctgcacaggggggttgtggagtctccctctctggagatattaaaaacccacctggatgtgttcctgtatgatctggtgtaggagatcctgctctggcagcagggggtggacttggatgagctttcaaggtcccttccagcctctgacattctgtgattctgtgaggtacTAAGTTGTGTTTCACATTATTACAAGCTGTCAGTAGAATCTAAGTGGGCCAGGTGAAGGTTATTGCAGCTCTGAAATCTACAAGTACTGCTTACCCTATCTTTGACTGTCACTTGCTACAACTTTTGGTCACTAGGTAACTACTGcactctccttccctgcctggtcCTCTGATCCTGCAGTagattcttttttccttcacacATCAGTCATCACTGAAGGTGTGGAGAAGCATTAGCAATGAGAACTCCTGATAGAAAAGGCAAATTCTGGGGCAAAAGGAGGTGTTTGGATACACTCCAAACATGAGCACCCTCTTGAACATCACCCTAGGCTGCATCAGGGACAAAGCTGCAGTaagccaagccaggagctgtggaAGCCTCTACCATCTAAAGCTGCTTGAGCCCATCAGATCTATGAAatggggctgtgcctgctgggtGTTTCTGGTTTTGAAAACTGCCAACCATTTTTccatctggagaaaagaaatggTCTAAGGTAGGAGGTAAGTGCAAGTTTTACCAGTTTTGCTTACCCAATCCCATTTTGGCTGGAAATAACCCAATTTTGCACTTTCTTCCCTTTTGTTAGCTCTTCATAAATATCTAAAGAACTTCCTAGCTCTGAAATTTAAGCAGAAAACATgcagactttttttctttttctgtacaCATAATTGTGAAGCTCCCTGTTtctcaggaggaaaaaaaaaaagttttggtGTTCAGAACTGTTAAAAAACTTTCTGCATTTAGCTGTTAATTTGTCCTTCTCAGGATATGCAAAGAGTGAGTGAAGCCAGATTTGGAAAATCTTGCAAGAAAAGGGAGAATATTTTAATCTCTTTGGAAAGAGTTGCCTTGTAAGATGAGACAAAAGAGTTAATCCAGGTACCTCAGTTCCCATCTGTAATAATGTTGTTAAGAGACTTGACTCCTACAAATCTGAGACTTCTAGTTCAGCCTTTCTTGAGGGAATTATTAGGGGACATTGGTGTATAACCGTTATTATATTTGCAAACTTAGAATTATCAGACAAAGTGCTCTAGCTCCtcagaggagaggagctccTTCAAGGTTATTGGTCAAACTTCAAGTCACACTGTTCCCCTTCATGCACTGATGTGAGAAAGAACCCTTAAATCAGCTAGATCCTGGAGAAAAATAATTTGTGTGCTCTGTAATGACAGGTTGATGGGGACAGTTGAGTTTGTCAGATTCTTTGTCCCAACAGAGGTGGGAAGTGTTGACCAGTAGCACATAGGATGTTGTTTTCAGCTCTAGTGTGTATCTGAAAGGGATAGAGGAAGTAAATTTGACTTCAAGACCTTTAAGTAACGCCCTCTGATGCTAGTTCTCAAGTGTTCATGATGCTTTTAAACATTCATGGCAAAAGAGGAGGCATGAATGGTGACGTGATGGATAGGTGTTCCATTTTCTTGTCGGTCTACTGCTTGGCATTCTGAAGCCTTTAGCAAATCTCTTCTTTCCCAGTCCTATCTTAGCTGACAAGCACAAAATTGCTAATACTTAATAAGCCATTGCAATTCCAGGCAAGGTGTTTTTTGCAAAGGGTGCTTTTATCTTCTTCACATCTTGCAAGCAAGCAGAGCACAAGATAACTTTGTTCCTCTCATGTGCCACAGCTCAAGACTCCAAATCAGTCTTCCAGACgagaaaggagagaggcagagcagcagctgctgttaaTTATTCAATTAGTCCTACATTTATTATTTTCTCACTCCGTTTTGAAGATGTGATGAATTACAAACAGTTCCAAAGATAGGTgccccttctccaggcagaaaatCCCATATTTTGAATTAGTATTAAttagctgaagaggaggaggatattACATGGCTATTGACACATCTAAATTGAGTTCAGCTGTTCTACCATAAGCTCAGCTTTAGCATTTAGAACATACAGAATTCAAAGTAAATATTCATTATTTTGATTTCATCCTCAATGTAATATGCAGAAGTACTGCTTGTTCTCCAAACTGGTACATTCCTTCatgagaaaaacaacaaaacacatatAGAAAATCTGAATAATGTAAGAGCCCACTCTGTAATGAGTGACAGCCTCTTGCAGTAGGCAAGATTGGGAAGAGTTTATACTTTGCCTTTTGCTCAGTTCTTTCAGGGGATGGAATCCGCAGATCTGCAGCAGTTGCATGGTTTTATTGCCTAGAACTGCTCTGAAGTGGCAGAAAACAGCTATTACCAGTTACAAATTGGCTTCTGTTGTTTGTGGTAATCAGACCACAAGTTGGGGTACCACAGTGTTTTCTTACGTTGCTGTATATGTGGTGAATTTGAATCGTTGACGTACTATACTATGCTACCTTCCAGGGCACACCCATGTCTGTCTGCCTCTTAGCGTCTCCATTTCCACTGAAAAAGGTAAAAGAAGCTTCAGATTTGTAAGTATTGAGTACTTTTGGTATCCATCACAGCCTTACAGGTTGAGGGTTGTGTTCAATAACAAACGGGGGAAGTGAAAATCCACAGGGAGGTGGCAGTAGCTCCTGCCCAGGACAGCAAAGTGTGTTACCGGTGATGGGGTCATCAGAGGATCTCTGGTAGTCACAGAAGATGCTGGGCTATACAGCACCATCTGGAGGTCTCTACTGCTGGCCAGGAGTCTTGTTTCACAAGTGGGTACTTGGCATGGGCTGCATGAAGGTTAATGAACAAGGCACAGTGGGAAGCAGCTTAGCAATTGCACAACGAAAGCTGTTTGCCCCCaaacctgcccatggcagggagattgcaactaggtgatcttgaagatcccttccaccctTTTATGAGGCCCACAGCACCAAaactagaggaaaaaaagctttcatGGAAGGACTGGGAATTTGCCCTGTGTGTAGACTTAGCCCATCCTCTGAACTCTTGGTGTGCAGACTCTGGAGCTGTGGGAGTGCTTGCACCCTATGCTCTGGCATGAAACACTTGCATCCTTCATGGCTTCATCCAAGGTACGAGGTGGGCAATTCAcagcttgtgctgcagctcctgcagctccagctgagtTCTTGTGGTGTTGGCAGTGCATCTCCTGACAGATGATATTTCTTCACCTTGTTCTTGAATCTTATAATTACATGGTTTTTAAGAGAAAGTTCTATGAGCTGAAAATTACACTTGATTTAAAATCCCTTCATTTTGTAGCTTCATTTTGATTGGCATTTTGTTAGTTGTGAGGCTGGATTAGTCATGTTGGTGACATCTGCACTGGCTTGATGGAGTTGTCAATGGATGATGTACAGAGGTAATTAAGGATTCACGTTTCCAGTCTTAATTATTGGCAGTGATTTACTTCTCATCTGCAGTTTGGTGTAGGGTGCCAAAAGCATCACAGCACAAGTCATCAACTGTTGATGAGCTACACTTGTTCAATATGTTCTTTAACCAGAGAATGCAGTCCTAGAGAGTCTGACTACTGCTGTCCTCACTCAGGCTGCTGCCTAGCGCTTCCATGTGCTTCGTAAAcacccagccagcacagctgtgtctgcggcctctgcctgcctgtttgCTTTATCCGTGAAGCACTTCTTGTAAGGAAAGGGTGCTTGCCGTCCTGGCACAGGGCACGGACGTGTCCTTTCGCTGGTGACCGCCACCTGTGCTTTGGCTCCTGCGCCATCAGATGGCACTCCAGCCTCACGCTGCCGCTCCTCTCCCCCTGCTGCCGCCTCCAGAGGGCACCGCCAAGGAACAAAAGAATCAGGTTCTGTCTTTACTCCATTTCGGAGAGGAAATGCA
This is a stretch of genomic DNA from Pogoniulus pusillus isolate bPogPus1 chromosome 11, bPogPus1.pri, whole genome shotgun sequence. It encodes these proteins:
- the WFS1 gene encoding wolframin translates to MNLNPDPPSSPTHSQMHLGRSQLNAAAADQSENIRRPGQSSRDSPGFPSSVPGYSHSKEKAEKNEGMKEEPEVLFEELLERAKAGEAKAQTEVGKHFLRLAEEEDEELNSCSAVDWFILAAKQGRREAVKLLRRCLADRRGITSENEQEVKKLSSETDLERAVRKAALVMYWKLNPKKKKQLAVSELLENVGQVDSEDGEKQPGPVPKSVQKQRRMLERLVSSESKKFIALDDFVEITKKYAKGIIPSNLVVHEEEDEELAGKTPEELPLRLKVVKYPLHAIMEIKEYLIDLASKAGMHWLSTIVPTHHINALIFFFIISNLTIDFFAFIIPLVIFYLSFISMVICTLKVFQDSKAWENFRTLTDLLLRFEPNLDVEQAEVNFGWNHLEPYIYFLLSVFFVIFSFPIASKDCIPCSELATISLFFTVTSYMSLSTSAEPYTRRALITEIAAGCLSLLQVLPGNFGFLKFLGKTFFTVPVGHFFVMNVSIPCLLFLYLFYLFFRMAQLRNFKGTYCYLVPYLVCFMWCELSVVILRESSGIGLVRASIGYFLFLFALPVLGVGVALMCLIHFIKWFLSLELMKIVVTLVLCTVPLLFRWWTKVNFSVVEVVKSLTRSSIVKLILVWITAVVLFCWFYVYRSEGMKVYNSTLTWNQYAFLCGPRSWKETNMARTQILCSHLEGHRVTWTGRFKYVRVTEIDNSAESAINMLPHFIGDWMRCLYGETYPLCDPRNVTLEEEELCRLKYLTKHSCHMKMFDRYKFEITVGMPFSSKNGSKPIEEDDITKDIVLKASNEFKTVLLNLRQGSIIEFSTILEGRLGSKWPVFELKAITCLNCMSKLLPAGRHVKIEHDWRSTVHKAIKFAFDFFFFPFLSAA